A genomic segment from Eremothecium gossypii ATCC 10895 chromosome III, complete sequence encodes:
- the THS1 gene encoding threonine--tRNA ligase THS1 (Syntenic homolog of Saccharomyces cerevisiae YIL078W (THS1)) — protein MCTAEAAQKVQNLSLDEKNAKKNKKQGNKNSAYLDPEPAFIDERIQLFEKLQAEYNAKVASMPRAAISVVLKDGSEKPAVAWETSPMDIAQQISKSFADRQCISKVNGELWDLERPLEGSEGDHLKLEFFDFESNEGRRVFWHSAAHVLGEACECNLGAHICLGPPTDDGFFYEFACKDSMDPDAPERTVSQADFPNLETVAKQAIKEKQRFERLVMTKEDLLKMFHYSKYKTYLVQTKIPDGGSTTVYRSGKLIDLCVGPHIPHTGRIKAFKLLKNSSCYFLGDSENDTLQRVYGIAFPDKKLMDAHLKFLEEAAKRDHRKIGREQELFMFNEMSPGSCFWLPHGTRIYNNLVELLRNEYRKRGYEEVITPNMYNSKLWETSGHWANYKENMFTFEVEKESFGLKPMNCPGHCVMFKSRERSYRELPWRVADFGVIHRNEFSGALSGLTRVRRFQQDDAHIFCAQDQIETEIEGLFDFLKYVYGVFGFEFKLELSTRPENYVGDLETWNNAEARLESALNKWGGDWEINEGDGAFYGPKIDIMISDALKRWHQCATIQLDFQLPNRFELEYKGKGNDENAYERPVMIHRALLGSVERMTAILTEHYAGKWPFWLSPRQVLVVPVGVKYQDYAQQIRDKLVGAGFYADADLGSNTLQKKVRTGQMLKYNFIFVVGEQEMNENSVNIRNRDVTDLQGKNETVDFDLVLKQLLKLKEEKRADNVLQ, from the coding sequence ATGTGTACTGCCGAGGCTGCCCAAAAGGTTCAAAACCTGTCGTTGGACGAGAAGAACGccaagaagaacaagaaACAGGGCAACAAGAACTCTGCGTACTTGGACCCGGAGCCTGCGTTCATTGATGAGCGGATCCAGCTATTTGAAAAGCTCCAGGCGGAGTACAATGCGAAGGTCGCGTCGATGCCGCGCGCTGCGATCAGCGTGGTTTTGAAGGACGGCTCCGAGAAGCCGGCAGTTGCGTGGGAGACATCGCCAATGGACATTGCGCAGCAGATCTCGAAGTCATTTGCGGACAGACAGTGCATTTCCAAGGTGAACGGAGAGCTTTGGGACTTGGAGCGCCCACTGGAGGGGTCAGAGGGCGACCATTTGAAGCTGGAGTTCTTCGACTTTGAGTCGAACGAGGGCCGGCGCGTATTCTGGCACTCTGCGGCACACGTGCTCGGCGAGGCGTGCGAGTGCAACCTGGGTGCCCACATCTGCTTGGGTCCTCCAACGGATGACGGGTTTTTCTACGAGTTTGCATGCAAGGACTCGATGGACCCCGACGCCCCAGAGCGGACGGTTTCGCAGGCGGACTTCCCTAACCTGGAGACCGTGGCCAAGCAGGCGATCAAGGAAAAACAGCGGTTTGAACGGCTGGTCATGACCAAGGAGGATCTACTGAAGATGTTCCACTACTCGAAATACAAGACGTATCTTGTGCAGACCAAGATCCCAGACGGCGGCTCCACCACTGTGTACCGCTCGGGCAAGTTGATTGACCTATGTGTCGGGCCCCACATCCCTCACACTGGCCGCATAAAGGCGTTCAAGTTGCTGAAGAACTCGTCCTGCTATTTCTTGGGTGATTCTGAGAACGATACTCTGCAGAGAGTGTACGGTATTGCCTTCCCAGACAAAAAGCTGATGGACGCGCATTTGAAGTTCTTGGAGGAAGCGGCCAAGAGAGACCACCGGAAGATTGGCCGGGAGCAAGAACTGTTTATGTTCAATGAGATGTCCCCAGGTTCGTGTTTCTGGCTGCCACACGGCACCAGAATTTACAACAATTTGGTTGAGCTTCTGAGAAACGAGTACCGTAAGAGAGGCTATGAAGAGGTCATCACTCCAAACATGTACAACTCCAAGTTGTGGGAAACCTCCGGTCACTGGGCCAACTACAAGGAGAACATGTTCACTTTCGAAGTCGAGAAGGAGTCATTCGGCTTGAAGCCTATGAACTGCCCTGGTCACTGTGTTATGTTCAAATCGCGTGAGCGTTCCTACAGAGAGCTGCCATGGAGAGTTGCTGACTTTGGTGTTATCCACAGAAACGAGTTTTCTGGTGCTTTGTCCGGTTTGACTCGTGTCAGAAGATTCCAGCAGGACGATGCGCACATTTTCTGTGCTCAGGATCAAATTGAGACCGAAATCGAAGGTCTATTTGATTTCCTAAAATACGTTTACGGCGTGTTTGGATTTGAGTTCAAGCTCGAGTTGTCCACGCGGCCAGAAAACTATGTTGGAGATCTAGAAACTTGGAACAATGCCGAGGCGAGATTGGAGTCTGCTCTAAATAAGTGGGGTGGTGACTGGGAGATCAACGAAGGCGACGGCGCCTTCTACGGTCCTAAGATTGATATTATGATCTCGGACGCCTTGAAGAGATGGCACCAGTGCGCCACTATTCAATTGGACTTCCAATTGCCTAACAGATTTGAACTGGAATACAAGGGCAAGGGCAACGACGAGAACGCCTACGAGCGCCCAGTCATGATCCACCGTGCGCTATTGGGGTCTGTTGAAAGAATGACGGCCATTTTGACCGAGCATTATGCTGGTAAGTGGCCTTTCTGGCTATCCCCACGCCAGGTTCTGGTTGTCCCAGTGGGTGTCAAGTACCAGGACTACGCCCAGCAAATTAGAGACAAGCTGGTTGGCGCGGGCTTTTACGCCGACGCCGACCTAGGCTCCAACACCCTCCAGAAGAAGGTCAGAACCGGTCAAATGTTGAAGTACAACTTCATTTTCGTTGTGGGTGAGCAGGAAATGAACGAGAACTCCGTCAATATCCGGAACAGAGATGTCACTGACCTACAGGGTAAGAACGAGACCGTGGACTTTGACCTCGTCCTAAAACAACTACTCAAGTTGAAGGAGGAAAAGAGGGCAGACAACGTGCTGCAGTAG
- the RCI37 gene encoding Rci37p (Syntenic homolog of Saccharomyces cerevisiae YIL077C) codes for MAPGDGIDGGGGGDEYIPRQGSPNDKALGSFTGYGTQQQAWYKSAKRFYEKDSVLEPADREWLGQTYQSVARAHLWGRLVGFAAGFGADFAYQAMRLRSRQGVNLSRSFLFGVAGTVVGTYQCGLYAYWRALESVAPVERYDDLEEDGGAAARRRRHEVLQLLRDSMPAVWADYFNKTARDPSLRMPDPHVLWQGILRGERPNMPMYRHESLAQSPMARLTSPPDLRPVQHPAGPAPVEASARPANEDPFSAEITEPSNSLSAWDRVRQQNSIPQTSGDSWDQVRRRSMGGFSGPAPPNTDREQNEFDELLNAERRGIWDEIDGPK; via the coding sequence ATGGCACCAGGCGATGGTATAGACGGTGGCGGAGGCGGCGATGAGTATATCCCTCGACAGGGAAGCCCCAACGACAAGGCACTGGGCAGTTTCACAGGCTACGGGACGCAGCAGCAAGCGTGGTACAAGTCAGCGAAGCGCTTTTACGAGAAGGATAGCGTGCTGGAACCTGCTGACCGGGAGTGGTTAGGCCAGACGTACCAGTCGGTCGCGCGGGCACACTTGTGGGGAAGGCTGGTGGGCTTTGCCGCAGGGTTCGGGGCGGACTTTGCGTACCAGGCAATGCGGCTGCGCAGCCGGCAGGGAGTCAATCTGTCACGGAGCTTCCTGTTTGGGGTGGCGGGCACGGTGGTGGGAACGTACCAGTGCGGGCTGTATGCTTACTGGCGGGCGCTCGAAAGCGTGGCGCCGGTAGAGCGCTACGACGACCTCGAGGAGGAtggcggcgcggcggcgcggcggcggcggcatGAGGTGCTGCAGTTGCTGCGCGACAGCATGCCTGCGGTGTGGGCAGACTACTTCAACAAAACGGCGCGCGATCCGTCGCTGCGCATGCCGGACCCACATGTGCTCTGGCAGGGGATTTTGCGCGGCGAGCGGCCGAACATGCCGATGTATAGGCACGAGTCGCTGGCGCAGTCGCCAATGGCGCGGCTGACATCGCCACCAGACCTGCGACCTGTGCAGCATCCTGCGGGCCCCGCGCCCGTGGAAGCGAGCGCCCGGCCTGCGAACGAAGACCCATTTTCTGCGGAGATTACGGAGCCCAGCAACTCGCTGTCGGCGTGGGACCGGGTGCGCCAGCAGAATTCGATACCTCAGACATCAGGCGACAGCTGGGATCAGGTACGGAGGCGGTCGATGGGCGGCTTTTCCGGGCCTGCACCGCCAAACACAGATAGAGAGCAGAATGAGTTCGATGAGCTGCTCAACGCCGAGCGGCGCGGTATTTGGGACGAGATAGATGGTCCTAAGTAG
- the SEC28 gene encoding coatomer subunit epsilon (Syntenic homolog of Saccharomyces cerevisiae YIL076W (SEC28)) gives MDYFSVKQQFYTGNYRQALQEAEKHKTDDDTVVYYKSMAQLALKEYSKGSGNAGLQAVFDAYVDCRESGALDKLKQAAEAHPGPYSANLVACAQAAGGDYEGALATCKDGDAAELVLTAVQAALLAGQQAAAAALFEAYVAAHEQAGEDEIVLNTAEAYLNFARSREAMGSNFYFFEELCQTFPSWRSQLGLLNLHLQQAHLPEARAIIDLLEDEYYGAMAGAAAFRADLLACKITYAAMNGDETAALRAELQELDAAHPLIQKHLENDASFDAIVEKYSSSIQDAK, from the coding sequence ATGGACTACTTCTCGGTCAAGCAACAGTTCTACACGGGCAATTACAGGCAGGCTCTGCAGGAGGCCGAAAAGCACAAGACGGATGACGACACGGTGGTGTACTATAAGAGTATGGCGCAACTGGCGCTAAAAGAGTACTCTAAGGGCAGCGGCAATGCAGGACTACAGGCGGTGTTTGACGCTTACGTGGACTGCAGAGAGTCGGGGGCGCTGGACAAGCTCAAGCAGGCGGCCGAGGCGCACCCGGGACCATACAGCGCGAACCTGGTGGCGTGCGCGCaggcggccggcggcgacTACGAGGGGGCGCTGGCGACCTGCAAGGACGGCGACGCCGCGGAACTGGTGCTGACGGCGGTGCAGGCCGCGCTCCTGGCCGggcagcaggcggcggcagccgcgcTGTTTGAGGCGTACGTGGCGGCACACGAACAGGCAGGCGAGGACGAGATAGTGCTGAACACGGCCGAGGCGTACCTGAACTTTGCGCGCAGCCGCGAGGCCATGGGCTCGAACTTTTACTTCTTCGAGGAGTTGTGTCAGACGTTCCCGAGCTGGCGCTCGCAGCTCGGGCTCCTGAACCTgcacctgcagcaggcgcacCTGCCAGAGGCCCGGGCAATCATCGACCTGCTGGAGGACGAGTACTATGGCGCGATggctggcgcggcggcgttcCGCGCAGATCTTCTGGCATGCAAGATCACATACGCGGCCATGAATGGCGACGAGAccgcggcgctgcgcgcagagctgcaggagctggacgCAGCGCACCCGCTGATCCAGAAGCACCTGGAGAACGACGCGAGCTTTGACGCCATTGTGGAGAAGTACTCGTCGTCTATACAGGACGCTAAGTAG
- the GET2 gene encoding GET complex subunit GET2 (Syntenic homolog of Saccharomyces cerevisiae YER083C (GET2)): MSEVSEAEKRRILREKRKQKFSKGAGSARLHKITTQQPGGASGDSTVTSAEISDNEGSLQRGSNSGQSTREIDDLLAAMDPPIEPAEPLESAAPEVAFIQQLMKMQQGSATPPADEKAGGLFSPLLERLAEQEAGGAPVVSGEVGVHQFQVRQLKAYMLLLRWAILLPFIYYVMHPGTAHWLHTSRFLHFVMEPRNFFMVFTTFEVASISIYYQVLLTLERTNKVNSLSYSSKLVTWAGLVPDGMLPIDNLQGKVVVALHYWDILSMYLTDLSLCLVAAGLMKYYHAAP, translated from the coding sequence ATGTCAGAAGTATCGGAGGCCGAGAAGCGCAGAATCCTACGCGAGAAGCGCAAGCAGAAGTTCTCGAAAGGTGCCGGGTCTGCAAGGCTACATAAAATCACGACGCAACAGCCGGGGGGCGCGTCCGGTGACTCTACCGTCACTTCAGCAGAGATATCTGACAATGAGGGCAGCTTGCAACGCGGGTCTAATAGTGGGCAGTCAACTAGAGAGATAGACGACTTACTGGCAGCGATGGACCCGCCTATAGAGCCGGCGGAGCCGCTGGAGTCGGCGGCTCCGGAAGTAGCGTTTATCCAACAACTCATGAAGATGCAGCAGGGGAGCGCTACGCCCCCTGCTGACGAGAAGGCCGGTGGTCTTTTTTCCCCGCTGCTGGAACGGCTGGCGGAGCAGgaggccggcggcgcgccaGTGGTATCGGGGGAAGTGGGGGTACATCAGTTTCAGGTCCGCCAACTCAAAGCGTAcatgctgctgctgcggtGGGCAATTCTGCTGCCGTTCATATACTACGTGATGCACCCGGGCACCGCGCATTGGCTGCATACGTCTCGGTTTCTGCACTTTGTCATGGAGCCGCGCAACTTCTTCATGGTGTTTACGACCTTCGAGGTGGCCAGTATTAGCATCTATTACCAAGTGCTGCTTACGCTAGAAAGGACAAACAAGGTAAACTCCCTCTCGTACTCGAGCAAACTTGTTACTTGGGCCGGCCTCGTCCCGGATGGCATGCTACCTATCGACAACTTACAGGGGAAAGTTGTGGTTGCATTGCATTATTGGGATATCCTATCTATGTACTTGACGGACCTGTCACTCTGTCTAGTTGCTGCCGGGCTGATGAAATACTACCACGCCGCTCCGTAA
- the URA1 gene encoding dihydroorotate dehydrogenase (NOHBY303; No homolog in Saccharomyces cerevisiae; Syntenic homolog of Kluyveromyces lactis KLLA0C09240g), with protein sequence MSYKMFGRCRTACFRSPNLFAANKGMPLQASVAGGASRYIIGTASVLVGAMAGFYIMNSRSAIHEYVSCPLVRLVTPDAEDGHKLGIWFLKYGLAPKLMFDKDDPVLKVEVFGKTMSNPIGCAAGLDKDGEAIDGIAQSGFGYVEIGTVTPLAQPGNPKPRFFRLPMDEAVINRYGFNSSGHKKVYDNVLSRVRQFLGAYFRDDTVNSLALYKDKLLGINLGKNKNGDEVEDYLRGVEKFQSLADVLVINVSSPNTPGLRDLQQEGRLTELLSMIVAKRNSLINEGNVLGASTHKPPVLVKIAPDLTEPELQSIAEAAKKSSIDGIIVSNTTIQRPDSLYTVDEELKNQAGGLSGKPVKPFALKALRTIHQYTKDTNLVLVGCGGISSGQDAIEFAKAGAHFVQLYTAYAYRGPGLIARIKDEVTEELRNEGKTWMEIIGQDAK encoded by the coding sequence ATGAGTTACAAGATGTTTGGAAGGTGCCGGACGGCATGCTTCAGATCACCCAACTTATTTGCAGCCAATAAGGGCATGCCTCTCCAGGCAAGCGTTGCGGGTGGTGCTTCTAGATATATCATAGGTACTGCGAGTGTCTTGGTGGGAGCCATGGCGGGCTTCTACATCATGAACTCGCGGTCTGCCATTCATGAATACGTATCCTGCCCATTGGTGAGGCTCGTGACTCCGGACGCAGAAGACGGCCATAAGCTCGGAATCTGGTTCCTCAAGTATGGATTAGCGCCAAAATTGATGTTCGACAAGGACGACCCAGTCTTAAAGGTCGAGGTCTTTGGGAAGACGATGAGCAACCCCATTGGATGTGCTGCTGGTCTGGATAAGGACGGCGAGGCTATCGATGGCATTGCTCAGAGTGGGTTTGGATACGTGGAGATTGGGACCGTGACTCCATTGGCGCAGCCAGGTAACCCCAAGCCGCGCTTCTTCCGTCTGCCGATGGACGAGGCTGTCATCAACCGTTATGGATTCAATTCTTCTGGTCATAAGAAGGTATACGATAACGTTCTTTCCCGCGTGCGTCAATTTCTTGGCGCTTACTTCAGGGACGATACAGTGAACTCTCTGGCGCTTTACAAGGACAAACTTCTGGGAATTAATCTCGGAAAGAACAAGAATGGTGACGAGGTTGAGGACTACCTGCGTGGTGTTGAGAAGTTCCAGTCCCTTGCCGATGTACTAGTGATCAATGTTTCCTCTCCGAACACGCCCGGATTACGCGACCTCCAGCAGGAGGGCAGATTGACGGAGCTGTTATCCATGATTGTGGCTAAGCGCAATTCTTTGATCAACGAGGGCAATGTGCTCGGTGCAAGTACCCATAAGCCACCTGTCCTGGTTAAAATCGCACCGGATTTGACCGAGCCAGAATTGCAATCGATCGCAGAGGCGGCCAAGAAATCGAGTATTGACGGTATCATCGTTTCAAACACTACTATCCAAAGGCCAGACTCGCTGTACACTGTCGATGAGGAGCTGAAAAACCAGGCAGGCGGCTTGTCCGGCAAGCCCGTGAAACCATTTGCGCTAAAAGCTTTGCGCACGATACACCAATACACAAAGGACACGAACCTGGTTTTGGTTGGATGTGGTGGTATCAGTAGTGGCCAGGATGCCATCGAGTTTGCCAAAGCGGGGGCGCACTTTGTGCAACTCTACACTGCGTACGCATACAGAGGCCCTGGCTTAATTGCGCGTATCAAGGATGAAGTCACAGAGGAGCTCAGGAACGAGGGCAAAACGTGGATGGAGATCATTGGTCAAGATGCCAAGTAA